The Dehalococcoidia bacterium sequence GTGCAATCAGTAAGATGGTAGCACTGGTCATGAAACCAAAGCCGCCAATCTGGATGAGGATCAAGATGACGAGTTGCCCGAAGGGGCTAAAGTGTGCAGCGGTATCTGGTATGGTATTCAAGCCAGTTACACACACAGCAGAGGTGGCAGTGAAAAGAGCATCCACAAAAGGAGTGAATTCACCGGCCTTACTGGAGAACGGCATCATCAGCAAAAAGGCACCGATCAAGATCATACCGGCGAAGCCATAAATCAGGATGGCGAGCGACAGCGGGCGGTTCTTGGGACTCAATGAAATTTCCGGAGGAAGCAGGACACGCCATGGCTTGACTCTGCTTACTCGGTGAGTCACATCGCCAGGTT is a genomic window containing:
- a CDS encoding potassium transporter TrkG; protein product: MILIGAFLLMMPFSSKAGEFTPFVDALFTATSAVCVTGLNTIPDTAAHFSPFGQLVILILIQIGGFGFMTSATILLIA